One genomic window of Nitrosomonas sp. Is35 includes the following:
- a CDS encoding ShlB/FhaC/HecB family hemolysin secretion/activation protein, translated as MFQMILPLFISLLASCLSMPAWGDQKSSEQVHAGQSQPKFDLLVLQVDGNTILEQQLIEKTVYPFLGYDKSIDDVESARQALEAVYKEQGYPTVLVEIPEQDVVEGQVRLQVMEGTIERLKITGSRYFSLGKIREQVPALAAGQVPHMPDVQEQVAALGKQSGDRQVTPIFRAGSTPGKTEVELRVADTFPLHGSLEIHGNNPEGTTRPRLVGTLRYDNLWQRFHSASFQYQVTPENPSEIQVWSGTYVMPTGFSDTRLAMYGIGIDSNTKLGTPIGGLTVVGAGTIYGARLTKPLATRETYNHNLVLGFDYKNFNQAITVQGQDENSTPISYTAFQLGYDGNWRYNKAVTSINAAANFAVRGLGNETQEFEDRRFKAQANYAYLTLGARHLQELPGDFRVAVRTRGQITNTPLISNEQFSVGGHQSVRGYHMTQQLGDHGVNFSVELQSPMLQPTSWEIIRSFRPHIFFDYAALWIKEPLPRNPDFYKLAGAGAGFRMQLHKFLSGEFDWAYPLYRQGKVDVGDQRFDFRLNYEF; from the coding sequence ATGTTCCAAATGATACTGCCTCTGTTCATTTCACTGCTTGCGTCTTGTCTATCCATGCCTGCGTGGGGAGATCAAAAATCATCGGAACAGGTGCATGCCGGGCAATCGCAGCCAAAATTCGATTTGCTGGTGCTGCAAGTAGATGGAAATACCATCCTGGAACAACAATTAATTGAAAAAACGGTATATCCATTTCTGGGTTACGACAAATCCATCGACGATGTTGAAAGCGCCCGCCAAGCCCTGGAAGCGGTTTATAAAGAGCAAGGTTATCCTACCGTGCTGGTGGAAATCCCCGAACAGGATGTGGTGGAAGGGCAGGTTCGTTTGCAAGTCATGGAAGGTACCATCGAACGTCTGAAGATTACCGGGTCGCGCTATTTTTCTCTGGGGAAAATCCGTGAACAAGTACCCGCATTGGCTGCGGGACAAGTGCCGCATATGCCGGACGTTCAAGAACAGGTGGCCGCATTGGGCAAACAATCGGGTGATCGCCAAGTCACGCCGATATTCCGCGCTGGTTCCACACCCGGTAAAACCGAAGTCGAACTGCGGGTTGCCGATACGTTTCCATTGCACGGCAGTTTGGAAATCCACGGCAATAATCCGGAAGGGACAACGCGTCCGCGCCTTGTAGGCACATTACGTTACGACAACTTATGGCAGCGTTTCCATAGCGCGTCTTTTCAATATCAAGTAACACCGGAAAATCCCAGCGAGATTCAGGTGTGGTCAGGCACTTATGTCATGCCGACCGGTTTTTCCGATACCCGTCTGGCGATGTATGGTATCGGCATTGACTCGAATACCAAATTGGGAACACCCATCGGCGGATTGACGGTTGTCGGCGCCGGTACCATCTATGGCGCGCGTTTGACCAAACCTTTGGCTACCCGGGAAACCTACAACCATAATCTGGTTCTCGGTTTTGACTACAAAAATTTTAACCAAGCCATTACCGTTCAGGGACAGGACGAGAATTCCACGCCCATTTCTTACACGGCATTTCAGCTGGGCTACGACGGAAATTGGCGTTACAACAAGGCTGTGACATCTATTAATGCTGCCGCCAATTTTGCGGTACGCGGCTTGGGAAATGAAACGCAGGAGTTTGAAGACCGGCGCTTTAAGGCGCAAGCCAATTATGCTTATCTGACTTTAGGGGCCAGGCATTTGCAAGAACTGCCGGGCGACTTCAGAGTGGCCGTGCGGACAAGAGGTCAAATCACGAATACACCGCTCATCAGTAATGAGCAATTTTCTGTCGGCGGTCATCAAAGCGTGCGCGGTTACCACATGACGCAGCAATTGGGCGATCACGGCGTTAATTTTTCGGTTGAGTTGCAGAGCCCGATGCTTCAACCGACTAGCTGGGAAATCATCCGCAGTTTCCGTCCGCACATATTTTTCGATTACGCGGCTTTATGGATTAAAGAGCCGCTCCCCCGTAATCCCGATTTCTACAAACTGGCAGGTGCTGGTGCAGGTTTCAGAATGCAATTGCACAAATTCTTAAGCGGTGAGTTTGACTGGGCTTACCCGCTGTACCGGCAAGGAAAGGTCGATGTGGGCGATCAGCGCTTTGACTTCCGGCTGAATTACGAATTTTAG